AATCCCCACGTTCTCCACAGGAGGAAACGCACGGCCTTCTACTGCACACACATCTCCCACAGAGGAGGTAAGAGGGTGAACGCTTGTTGGGGGGAGGGATTTATTATTCAACTTCATCCTCATGGCTGCTATTAAACAGCACAGTGAATGTAgccaaagtgcaaaaatactttACTGTTGTTCAAGCGGTCTCCTGCAGGAGTGGTAAATATTGAAGATGTGTTGACGGACAAAACTCAGTAGGTTGAAGGAGATGTATGCCATGACGGCTGCTTTCTCTCTCACCAGGATGTGGCGAGAGGATAGAAAGCACAATGGAGGCGTTCACTCAGTGAGTACTGCAGATGTAATAAAGCAATACAGTAAAACAGGGAAAAACGAAACAAAACTGACCCGCTGAGAGCATGCAGACTGTTTTTTCATTACATTTCTATACCTGCAGTAGCGAAAATTTGCAAGTATTTAGACAAggctttttatggttttaccTTTGACACAACACCCTCACACtgcatttgaaataaaacaatcaagCTGTCAAGGGGTTCCCGAATTTATCGCTTAAGAATAACCATTTCATGTAGAACGTGTCCAATTTCGGCACCTAAATAGTATTCTAGTACAGGCTAACTACAGATTTTGTCAGTAAATACCGGGGCAGTTATGCTAATATTGAAATCAACACTGATACAGTACTTTACTTGTACTGTAtgattttaggcaaaaaatatttttatcaaCACACATTGTGCGCAATTTCATAATATTTAATACAACAATCTAAAACAATGGgacaatatttcaaaaattaCCATTATCCCcttttattatccatccattcattttctatgccgcttaatcgtCATTAGtgtcgcggaggtatgctggagcctatcccagctgacgtcctGGACCAGtacccagccaatcgcagggctcccTTTTATTATGTACAAAATAAAGTCACtggtgcaaaataagtaaaaaaaaaaaaaatggctctTATTAAAATTTCTGCCCCCAAGGCACCTCCCGTATCCTCTAACTTATTCTTTTGGGTTTGTGATCAATATaacaattagggatgctccgatcggagttttatgctgccgtcTCCGATGCTGAACATCCGTGAGCGAAATCGGCTGACACCAATACTGATCACATAGATCaagtgtacattttaaaatgtactattggctatatgatatgaaatggAATCGAATAGAATGGATGGCAAAGGCCTTAATGCATTGGGAAAAGAGCCTATAGAAGTGCATGTAAAGTCATGTGACCACTTTCATTGTCTTCCCTCATCTGCAGTGCAGTGAAGCAGGGAACACAGATGCTGGAACTGGACTGTCACTTGACACACGATGGGCATGTGGTGGTGTCACATGATGAGAATCTACTGAGGCAGACGGGACATAACGTCACCATCTCCTCACTTAGACTACAGGTGGgagaagagaataaagtgcggTCAGGTCACAGGTCACACAGAACTTGAATTACTTTGAAACACggtggttagcgtcattcatttgttccaggaggtccgactctaaccaaaacggacgccaacagaatccatttttccgataatgtaaatccaatgaatccattccagaaagccaaaaatgtttttagtttaacaattagttttacatgccgaAAACCATTTGAAATgaacatacatacaaataaatgagtAATGGTGTGCTACCATCAAATGACTACTCAAGACTAAAAACGTAGTTGTAACTCTCATTACGATTATTTAAGTAGAAGTGTCTCTTTGTTGTCCACTAAGTTTACCAATGATTTACTCTATACAACCACCTAGCAAAAGTATGTCACATGGGTATCAGACGAGTCAATTTTGTATCAGAGGtttgaaagacatgcatttttagcatcataattGTCACAAGAATTGTCATACTCTTTGATGAATACACTAACAGTGATGTACGGTCAATATAttctcaaaaaaatgaaatttgacCAAACaaaaactagaattgtaaaactataaaaacatgttttgtgttaacatttctgacagtcaactgctgatgacaccATAGACGGGTGAcgcagctgacttccggttccagttgccattttgttagcaagctaaggatgctaacaaagaaCGCTTGTGATAAAAATGATGAagagcacagttggactcacgcagcgtattaataacacgacaagctGCGCGCcttattgtatgctaactgggaaatgtacgcaaaccgaggcaaaatgttgcTGTAGATTTTTAcgctaaccgaaaaacatgctaacaggggcggacgctaaccaaggttctcctgtatgtactgtatatttaattcCACAACAAAATGTGCTATAGTCTAATTGCAATGCACTTTGTTCTGCCACCTCATTAGGTGCACCCACACAATCAGTTGAGGTCTAATACAATCTTCTTATTACTCAGCTGTGATTGACTCCTCCGTgaagcctttacaaagataataatgctcacttgcGATTCATTTAACAACgtgttttattttcatagttggtaATGGTTTGCTTCTTGCTATGTTTTTGGTTGacttgtttggtttggttcggtttaattttatttgaacatgcagttTATAATGGAAAaaccacatgtccaaaaggggtaggaagaagcgaagcttatttaatcatacCCTATTTAAAAATCATAGCGagctcaaaatattagaaagagcTCTCATTATTTTTCGTCCACATTCTATATGTCTCTATTATACAAAGTGACAattatgtatgtactgtacatattattGTTAGGGCACGAGCATTCAGCAATAGCGGTGCGCAGGCCCTATTGATACAGCAATGTTTAATGTTTATTACTATTCTCTgcgttttttcacatttttgagggccttaaCATGCATGACAAGCCCAGCCCagtgaaaaaatgtatatttcagCAGGCCCAACACAAACTTCCAAAATTCATTTAGTAGCGCcctcatcattttttaaaattcctcCTGTCAACAGTTTCACACATCACCACGAAATATGGTGTTAACGTCTGTCATGAAAAGTCGGCCATTCTGGTTTGGAGTGGCCATTTTTGGCGAAAAACAAAGGCTGTACATTTTTACAAGTTCCTCCAagggactttgaccaaatgagacCAAAATCAAAGCATGGATACTAGACAGATGGTCGATGGTACATTTTGAGGGATTTTAGGCTGTCCCTTAAGATGTGGGAGGAGCCTTTGATGACTTGCTAATCAATACCAAACCTGAAATCAGCTCCACAACGACTTCTATAATAATTGGTGTGTATGATAAAAATGACCCCCTTCCTTAATTAATTACAGTGGCACCTTGTCGCTGTGATTCCTGCGACCCCTAGGGCCATGGACTGAATAAACCCTGATTTACGTGGGAATGTGAGGGTCCGTTCAACGCTGCTTGcagctttttctgtttttctttaccAACCGCAAGTTTTCTAGTTATAATTAAAAATGTGAAGATATATTATATTCTCAATAccgagcattattatctttttgaTACACATTTTATACTGAATCACATTAGACATTCTCTATTTTTTCAGGATTTACCTTTGTACAAGGACAGGCTTGAGGTGACTTTTAATGCAGGTGAGACACTCCTTCCTAGCTGATCATTCGCAAGTGgtagcgtgtgtgcgtgcgtgtgcgcatgtgtgtaatGTCACCATCTTGGCCATGTTTTCTGTCCATCAGGTCACTACAGCAGTGGTGCAGACAGGACGTTCGCTTTGCTGGAAGATTTGTTCAGAAGGTTCCCTGAGATTCCAATCAGCATTGAGATTAAAGAGAACAACAACCAGCTGATAGAAGaggcaacacacgcacacacacacatactgtaacatagagtatctacagtatctagcTTAATGTACAATGATTTGTACGGTCAGTATCTCCTGCAAAGTAGAGCCCCTTTACAGGCCCTTAGCAACGATGAATTCAATTCTTCATCTGGTATGGAGCGTCAtttccagtttctgtttgtcttttccacttctaGTTGAACATTTGCCATTTTCACGAGCAAAATGCCCTCACTCACACATGATTAAGGCAATAAAATGTACCTGTAAACCGAAAGGCTCACGTGATTTGCATTGTTGTCTTCCTTGAAATGGAAGCCTGACAGTATGTgattttgcgtgtgtgtgtgtgtgtgtgtgtgtataggtaTCTGCGCTGGTCCAACGCTACCACAGAGAAGAGATCACAGTGTGGGCGTCAGCGAACTCAGCAATCCTGACGAAGTGCCGCAAAACGGTGAATAAATTACCTTGACACAAAATGTCTTTGACAGTACCTAATATGGCTCCAGTAGGCAGAATTTTGGATACAGGGCTTGTATTggtccagctgggataggctccagcatacccccacgaccctaatgaggagaagctgcatagaaaatggatggatggatggatggatagtgtaTTAGTGAGCCGTAGCAGAGTGTGTGCATTGATGTCTTTTTCTGTCCTCCTAGAATGGAGCCATGCCCTACAGCTTCTCCATATACCGAGGTgtgctgctgcttctcctcttctACAGCGGCCTGTTGCCCTTTGTGCCGCTGGGAGAGAGTCTACTGCAGTTCTACCTGCCGCGCATATTCAACAGGTGTGCTGGACTATCTACCTTCTGTGGAACTCTACattcatctactgtatgtttggtGGAATATGCCTTTTAATCTAAGTGTCTCTCTCTTTGTGTGAGCAGGACGTTTATTCCCGAGAACAAATTTCTGAGGAACAGACTGGTCGTCTCTTTAATAGAAAAGTGAGACAATGTTTTTACTGCTCTCTTTTTTGGCATTTCAAATAGTAGTCCTTCTGAGTGACACTTACACTTGAGTCAAAACGGGGACCACACTATAAGACAGTAGATCCTTACTGTCATTCAATCAGTGAAGAAAGCTAATGATGATACAATCTGCCatcaaaacatatacagtataatattgatgtataattattataaatataatgatACATGATAAATTACAAATCTGAACATTTGATCAAGTAATTAACGCAAAATTAAATTACCAAGTTCAGTGAAACCTTGATTTTGGTTAGTAATCTGTAcatcaaaatgtacaaaaactaaAGTAATTTTTCCCTTAGGAAATAATGTCTATCCAAATTATCTGTTCCAGatgcccaaaaatatgaacaaaaagtacatttttttattttgcctaaaATCCCATATACCTGTACGTGCTAGCAATTAGCAGTAGCAATTTTACATTTcgaacacctccaaatatgacaattaaataaataactaagaTGTACATACCACTTAAACTGATCTACAGTAAGCATCAAATACTTACAGTGAAAAACACTTTCTTAGGCTCAACAAGATACAGGACTGCCACTTTCAACATCTTAATGGCAGTAGACTACAAGCAAACATTGATCTTCTTCTATGACGGCGGGTTTCAAATAGCACTTGAGAGTGTAAGATATACATTCCACTTAAACAGCTGGTGTACAATaagcataaaatacagtcaagcTCAACAACATTCCAGACTGacacatttaacattttaatggcAGTAGACTATGAGCAAAGGTTGTTGGCCTTCTTCTATGATGATAAATACCACTACAGAGCATTGTTGCCACCTATAGGAGCATTAAGAGACGACACCCCgcagcattaaaaaaatccccttcagaataaaataaattgagAATTACTGCTCTAAAGGACCTGGTCTGTTTTCTTGGGGAAAAATGGCTGTCATATATTGTGTCAATACAGTGTTTTGATAATCTGCCATCAAAGGGTTAAGTGCCCCCCTCagactacaatacaaatacatttttccagaATTAAGTGATGCGTCTGTACTTTATGaatggcatttttgcagtgCTTGCCAGAATAACTAACTTTGAATGTGTTTCATTCTAGAGTAACTATGAGGAAAAGTCTCTTTAAACATCTTGCAGCTCGTGGAATTCAGGTAtgatgctattattattattattatgattattattattattttgttaactgttgtgttttttctgcCCAGACACAAGCTAAAAACGAGCGGCGGCCTTATTAAGAAACTACATTCAAActgcaaagcacacacacacacacacacacacacacacacacacacacacacacacatcaccacaGTGAGTGTTTTGACATCTCTGATGTGAGTAATCTCTGCAGGGATGAGCTCACCCTCACCATGAGGCCATGAGCGGCCACTCATCGTTTTAGTGTGAAAACAATCGGAGTGCAAATGCCATCATCTTATTAGCTGCACGCAGGATTGAGATTCCTTTGGGAGAATAGCATCATGCATAACTAAATATGAGTGTATCGCATTAAATTCATCAGTGTTTCCACAAAAGATCCAGTTATACAACATGAATATAAGTGTATGAATCCATTAGTTGTATTGTGTCCCAGTAATGCAACACGCAAGATGTTACACTGCTTGATTTCTAATTCATGTGTGATTGCAGGTGCATTTGTTTGTATGCAATAAAGACGAAGACATAAGGGCGGCGTTAGAAGTGGGGGCCACAGGGGTGATGAGCGACTACCCCTCTCTTTTGTCAAGATGCCTCTACAGAAACAAACTTCAGTAGTGACCTGTCCGCAGGTGCCCCAAAAAAGCTGCACGAAAACACAAAACTAAGAAATTCTTCCGAATTACTTGTCTTTCGTACGTTCATTTCCATGCTCGCCACCTACAATCTTTCAATGCAACTCAGCAATACATTTCAACTGGCATTGTAAAGGAATTATGTTTTGTACTTAACAAATGATGTgataaaggaaaataaaaaggGAACACAAATGAAcgtgtccttttttttcccaaagtctGACCACACTGCTGTGGCACTAATCAAAACAGTCTCGAGAGAGAACAAAGGCTGTATTTTTCTGACCCGATTAGCTATGCCTTGCAATGTGACAAGAGGGTTAATGGAATATGACCTGGGCCATTGCCGAGCCACGTCACTGGGCTTGTGGTGTTAAATTATAGAATGATGCTTTACAAATAGCAATAAGTTTGCAAATGCACGTCAGGAGCCTGATATCACGGAAATACAGCCTGCAAATACAGCCTGGAAATACTTGCCTGAGTGGCAAGTAATAACTTACATAAAGCGGACTTGCATGTATGAAAAATCAGGTTTTTGTGCACTTTACATTTAACCCTGCCAAACAGTctggcccaaagtcagctggtataggctccagcccaCCCATGACCCTGATGAGGGTGAGCtgtctagaaaatggatgtttgGACTCgttatataataaaaacaataaaatagaaaaagattcaatacaaaaaaatatgctaGTTATTCATCACAATTTAAGTGTCCTGAAAAGCATTTTAAATGCAATATTCAGCATGACGTGGAAAAATATGTCATAAAGTAAGTACGTGAGTCCTGAATCCCCAAGAAACGATAGGGCACTCACTGTCTTGGGAACTATACACAACGATTCCACTGCAATGAGCTCACGTGAAGTAAAATGTCATTGGTTGACCCATATTCTAAACGTCCTTCCGCAGCTCCTATTGGTCGACGCGTTTGTTTTGCCCTCCCACGCGGTTCAGACTTCCcccctgtgttgtgttttcataAACAAACCACATTTTTCCTCCTTCCGTGAGGCCGCTGTTCACGAACCTGACAAGCTGCCCGCTTTGTCGAATttatctgtcttttttttcaacgaaaatatatatatatttggaagCTCTACAACGTTATACTCAGAGACTTGTGTCATAAACAGAGGCTGTCTGGACTCTTCATTGTCCGAGACGTCAACGCGTGGTCGACTGCCTCATCGACCCTTTTTGACCGCCTCATCCCGATTTATCTGCTTTTTTGACACTTTTATTTGCCCACCGTGTGTAGGCTGTGAAGAGTCCTGCCATTGGGAGGTAAGTGGGTATAAGCTGCAGTGCGCATTTGAGCGGCTGCATTGTTGTGACAGGCAGAGCTAGCCAACTTGCTAGCACACAAGCTAGGTCTGAGCTGGTGGAAATCTGATCAGGTTACTGGAGACCCGGTGGTGCAATATCATTTCACTAAATTAATCTTGGTTACTGCTTGCATTAGAAATCGAGTGGGCTGGTGAtagttttgaaaaatattttgtgtGTACTGGAGTAGGATGGCATGGCGAACATGTCCGAACATAACTCCGTGTGTATGACCATACTTTCttagaggtgtccaaag
This genomic interval from Dunckerocampus dactyliophorus isolate RoL2022-P2 chromosome 18, RoL_Ddac_1.1, whole genome shotgun sequence contains the following:
- the gdpd3a gene encoding lysophospholipase D GDPD3a, whose translation is MSSFWYLILPALGGYTLASLYLLKNPHVLHRRKRTAFYCTHISHRGGCGERIESTMEAFTHAVKQGTQMLELDCHLTHDGHVVVSHDENLLRQTGHNVTISSLRLQDLPLYKDRLEVTFNAGHYSSGADRTFALLEDLFRRFPEIPISIEIKENNNQLIEEVSALVQRYHREEITVWASANSAILTKCRKTNGAMPYSFSIYRGVLLLLLFYSGLLPFVPLGESLLQFYLPRIFNRTFIPENKFLRNRLVVSLIEKVTMRKSLFKHLAARGIQVHLFVCNKDEDIRAALEVGATGVMSDYPSLLSRCLYRNKLQ